TGCTTTGATATCTTCAGGATTCAGTGATGGATAACTTTTCAATATCTCTTTCTCACCGACCCCCTCTGCCAGATTATCCAAAATAACTGATACCATAATGCGTGTTCCTTTAATACAGGCTTTTCCATGACATACGAAGGGGTCAATAGTTATTCTTT
Above is a window of Deltaproteobacteria bacterium DNA encoding:
- a CDS encoding DUF433 domain-containing protein encodes the protein MNWRERITIDPFVCHGKACIKGTRIMVSVILDNLAEGVGEKEILKSYPSLNPEDIKAAISYAAELSRERLVFVTA